In Rosa chinensis cultivar Old Blush chromosome 1, RchiOBHm-V2, whole genome shotgun sequence, a genomic segment contains:
- the LOC112182893 gene encoding 60S ribosomal protein L7a-2 has product MGPKKGGKAPVAASKKKPEKVVNPLFEKRPKQFGIGGALPPKRDLTRFVKWPKAVQIQRKKRILKQRLKVPPALNQFTKTLDKNLATTLFKMLLKYRPEDKAEKKERLLKRAQAETEGKTVEAKKPIVVKYGLNHVTYLIEQNKAQLVVIAHDVDPIELVVWLPALCRKMEIPYCIVKGKARLGAIVHQKTASVLCLTTVKNEDKMEFSKVLEAIKANFNDKYEENRKKWGGGIMGSKSQAKTKAKERLLAKEAAQRMT; this is encoded by the exons ATG GGTCCAAAGAAGGGTGGAAAAGCTCCAGTTGCTGCTTCTAAGAAGAAGCCGGAGAAGGTGGTGAACCCACTTTTCGAGAAGCGGCCGAAGCAGTTTGGGATCGGAGGGGCGTTGCCACCCAAGAGGGATCTGACCCGTTTCGTTAAATGGCCCAAGGCTGTTCAGATTCAGAGGAAGAAAAGGATCCTCAAGCAGAGGTTGAAGGTTCCTCCAGCTCTGAACCAGTTCACCAAGACCCTCGACAAAAACCTCG CTACAACTCTGTTCAAGATGCTTTTGAAGTACAGGCCTGAGGACAAAGCAGAGAAGAAGGAGCGTCTTTTGAAAAGGGCACAGGCAGAAACTGAAGGAAAAACTGTTGAAGCCAAGAAGCCTATTGTTGTGAAATATGGTCTCAACCATGTCACCTACCTCATAGAGCAG AATAAGGCTCAACTCGTAGTTATTGCTCATGATGTGGATCCGATAGAGTTGGTTGTCTGGCTCCCTGCCTTGTGCAGGAAGATGGAAATCCCCTACTGCATTGTGAAGGGCAAAGCACGCTTGGGAGCG ATCGTCCATCAGAAAACTGCTTCGGTTTTGTGCCTGACAACGGTCAAGAATGAAGATAAGATGGAGTTCAGCAAGGTTTTGGAAGCAATAAAG GCTAACTTCAATGACAAGTATGAGGAAAACAGGAAAAAGTGGGGTGGTGGCATCATGGGTTCCAAATCCCAGGCCAAAACTAAGGCAAAGGAAAGGCTCCTCGCAAAAGAAGCCGCTCAAAGAATGACTTAA